In Chitinibacter sp. FCG-7, the genomic stretch AAACATACAGAGGCAGCTTTTTACTCTCGCTCACACTAGTTTTTGTGAATATCTGGTATGCACGACAGTATCCGCAGGCATCGAATTGCTTACCGAGTCACAATTCAAGTAGGGCAGCATCAAACACTCCATGTTTGATTGCTAAAACTGGTTTTAGTACGAACAGGAAAGGAGAATCAGATGAAAGTATTGATTAAGAGTCATGACACCTCGAAAAACAAAAGACTCACCAATACAATTGGTCGCTCGTTTCTAGGCAATCTAAGGCCAAGGGGATGATGAATATGAATACCGTGATGTTGTTACTTGCCACCTATGAGCACCCCCTGATCCCACTTGAAACGGTTGGCAAAGATTTCTTAGGGTTAGGAAAAAGGGAAGTAAATGAACAAGCCGCCCGAAATGCACTGCCATTCCCAGTGATTCGGTTAACTGAAAGCTGTAAATCGCCTCGATTTGTCAGAGTGGCGGATTTGGCTGAGCACATTGATCGGCAGGCTGAATTGGCAGGCATAAGCTGGCATCGAAGCAAAATTTAGGCTTTGCCAGAATGCAACATACCAATCCATATTAGAAAGCAAC encodes the following:
- a CDS encoding pyocin activator PrtN family protein; translation: MNTVMLLLATYEHPLIPLETVGKDFLGLGKREVNEQAARNALPFPVIRLTESCKSPRFVRVADLAEHIDRQAELAGISWHRSKI